One stretch of Schlesneria sp. DSM 10557 DNA includes these proteins:
- a CDS encoding DUF1549 and DUF1553 domain-containing protein encodes MNAVIRWLSLCTIVVVPSFVRADSPVDVGQPSSIVLEPTRFELLGKRARQQLIVTGNYSGNDVRDLTPAATFTSSHPEIVAIENSIAYPRANGEATITASVGGQTFSVPVVVKNLEAPAPISFKNETQMALTKAGCNMGACHGSPSGKGGFRLSLRAYDSELDIMTVRSEFFGRRTNIMEPGQSLLLQKPLMEVAHGGGKRLKKGDAAHKTLEQWIAEGMRLDAPSEPDLVKIETVPAKRVLRQPAARQQIIVLGHFSDGSVRDLTELADFSSSNESVGAVNSLGLVTKNGRGETAVLARYLDKMSTTYMTFLEDVPGFVWNNPPENNFVDTAVFEKLKQLQILPSELCTDDEFLRRVTLDLTGRLPTAEEAKAFLAETSPSKRTILVDQLLDSPEYASFWALKWGDVLRSNSKKLKVAGVHKFRQWIYEAMLNDKPLDQFARELLTANGSVFENPPANFWRASRDPQDATETTAQLFLGVRIQCAKCHNHPFERWTQDNYYGIAAAFVRVGRKNSVDTEEEVIFSQNGGEVTQPRTNKQMKVHLLLKGDVDVPADQDRRVVFAEWLTAPENPFFAKSVSNRIWGHLLGRGIVDPIDDFRDSNPPSNARLLEELSTQFAANNFSQKWAIRTICNSRTYQLSSRKNQFNKDDEIYCSHANTRLLSAEQLLDGICAVTSVPEQFPGMPLGTRACELADPPTDHYFLKVFGQPQREMACQCERSSESNLSQALQMINGPVVHNKLRADNGRIATMLKENKSEEEIITSLYLAALARVPSPEEMAASKQHIAGQQDRRQAFEDVGWAILNSKEFLFQH; translated from the coding sequence ATGAATGCTGTAATCCGTTGGCTTTCACTATGCACGATCGTCGTTGTCCCGAGTTTCGTCCGGGCCGATTCGCCGGTTGATGTCGGTCAACCTTCCTCGATCGTGCTGGAACCTACCCGGTTCGAGTTACTGGGAAAGCGTGCTCGACAGCAACTGATCGTCACGGGGAACTACTCGGGGAATGACGTCCGGGATCTGACCCCCGCTGCGACGTTCACGTCATCTCATCCCGAAATCGTCGCCATCGAGAATTCGATCGCTTACCCTCGAGCCAACGGTGAAGCAACAATTACGGCCAGTGTCGGTGGTCAGACCTTCTCGGTTCCCGTCGTGGTGAAAAACCTCGAGGCACCTGCACCGATCAGTTTCAAAAATGAAACTCAGATGGCCCTGACCAAAGCGGGCTGCAACATGGGGGCCTGTCACGGGTCTCCCTCGGGCAAAGGGGGCTTCCGTCTGTCGCTGCGGGCGTACGATTCCGAACTCGACATCATGACTGTCCGTTCCGAATTCTTCGGACGTCGGACAAACATCATGGAACCAGGTCAGAGCCTGCTGCTCCAGAAGCCCCTGATGGAAGTGGCCCATGGTGGTGGAAAGCGACTGAAGAAGGGCGATGCCGCTCATAAGACTCTCGAACAATGGATCGCAGAAGGGATGCGACTGGATGCCCCGTCGGAACCTGACCTGGTCAAGATTGAAACGGTTCCCGCCAAACGAGTCCTGCGTCAGCCCGCCGCACGTCAGCAGATCATCGTTCTGGGACACTTCAGCGATGGCTCTGTCCGGGATCTGACCGAACTGGCAGACTTCTCGTCTTCGAATGAAAGCGTCGGAGCGGTCAACTCGCTCGGCCTGGTGACCAAGAACGGACGCGGCGAAACCGCCGTCCTGGCTCGCTATCTCGATAAGATGTCCACGACGTACATGACGTTCCTGGAAGACGTTCCCGGCTTTGTCTGGAACAATCCCCCCGAAAACAACTTCGTCGATACAGCGGTTTTCGAGAAACTGAAGCAGCTTCAGATTCTGCCATCCGAGCTTTGCACCGATGACGAATTTCTGCGTCGCGTGACACTCGATCTGACCGGTCGTCTGCCGACTGCGGAAGAAGCGAAAGCCTTCCTTGCCGAGACCAGCCCTTCGAAGCGGACCATTCTGGTCGATCAATTGCTCGACAGTCCCGAATACGCCTCGTTCTGGGCCTTGAAGTGGGGAGATGTGCTTCGCTCCAACAGCAAAAAGCTGAAGGTCGCCGGCGTCCATAAATTCCGTCAGTGGATCTACGAAGCGATGCTCAACGATAAGCCGCTCGATCAGTTCGCTCGCGAACTGCTGACGGCCAACGGCAGTGTCTTCGAAAATCCTCCGGCCAACTTCTGGCGTGCCAGCCGTGATCCTCAGGACGCCACGGAAACAACCGCTCAGCTCTTCTTGGGCGTGCGAATTCAGTGTGCGAAATGTCACAACCATCCATTCGAACGATGGACACAGGATAACTACTACGGGATTGCCGCCGCGTTCGTTCGTGTGGGCCGCAAGAACTCGGTTGATACCGAAGAAGAAGTCATCTTCTCGCAGAATGGCGGGGAAGTGACCCAGCCACGCACGAACAAGCAGATGAAGGTGCACCTGCTGCTGAAAGGGGACGTCGACGTTCCTGCGGATCAGGATCGCCGGGTGGTCTTCGCCGAGTGGTTGACGGCACCGGAAAATCCCTTCTTCGCCAAGAGCGTTTCGAACCGAATCTGGGGTCACCTGCTGGGCCGGGGTATTGTCGATCCAATCGATGACTTCCGTGATTCGAACCCACCGTCGAACGCACGTCTGCTGGAGGAATTGTCGACGCAGTTCGCGGCCAACAACTTCAGCCAGAAGTGGGCCATTCGCACGATCTGCAACAGCCGGACTTATCAGCTCAGCTCACGTAAGAACCAGTTCAATAAAGACGACGAGATCTACTGCTCACACGCGAATACGCGGTTGCTGTCGGCAGAACAGTTGCTCGACGGGATCTGTGCTGTGACCAGCGTCCCCGAACAGTTCCCAGGAATGCCACTCGGAACCCGGGCGTGCGAACTGGCCGATCCCCCGACCGATCACTACTTCCTGAAGGTGTTCGGTCAGCCACAACGGGAAATGGCTTGCCAGTGTGAGCGGTCGAGCGAATCCAACCTGTCCCAGGCCTTGCAGATGATCAACGGACCGGTTGTTCACAACAAGCTGCGGGCCGACAATGGTCGCATCGCAACGATGCTGAAAGAGAACAAGTCGGAAGAAGAGATCATCACCTCGCTGTATCTGGCTGCTCTGGCCCGAGTTCCTTCCCCGGAAGAAATGGCCGCCTCCAAGCAGCACATCGCTGGCCAGCAGGATCGGCGTCAGGCGTTTGAAGACGTCGGTTGGGCCATTCTGAACTCGAAGGAATTCCTGTTCCAGCACTGA
- a CDS encoding PPC domain-containing protein translates to MLVARFTKRLSLVIALASLNASPANDAAAQEPVVNGTVPGAIAPGTSLPLQINGGNLAPAKKLWLSFPAEAVLAEGIDKNGENPAQVTYRISVPPETPCGIQGMRVLTDKGVSPLRFLFVDDLPSIASVGSNVQLASAQVVTTPTAIDGAVAGLSWQYFKFSAQAGQRLAIEVVARRIGSSLDPMLRLLDAKGRELAYNDDTPGLSGDASLVYTFKAAGEYVIELRDIKYGAGAYRLRIGDFPVATVAYPLAVQRGVTTNVTLAGFGVDGLTPVPVTVAPDQTTEWLNVSLKRPNGASGYSTVEVVSTPQFLEQEPNNAPEQANRVELGHDINGRLEQPGDVDRFVFTAKKDQTVSFFGITRQQGSPTDLNFKILNKDGGQLAVAEDSGINEGSVSYKFPADGDYYLFVEDLTQRGGSEHAYRIEVTTTPPQFSLATSLDTFNIPAGGSVMATVTAVRTGYGGQIELGVANLPPGVTASKSVIGVGRNDAVLTLQAAPEFVPGELHGISVIGTARIGEANVVVPAEINGVLKARNNAMRWTPSLLSKSVAASATTAPGFSWRVEPEVAVFGKDLSTKVKLIATRAAGFEEGVVVAITPPQNGLPAGVTVAVKNIDKGQTEAEIVISANNQAPLGEFTAGLTGTLKQGDKTAVQGMAIRLNLTAPMTLKLEPANAKLTKGGEATVKAIVERNPAFMGPVTVTLQNLPAGVTAAPATIAAEQSEVEIKLTAAADAAAASAANVTAKADAMAGAAKLEAMSAAVTVAVE, encoded by the coding sequence ATGCTGGTTGCTCGCTTCACGAAGAGACTGTCACTTGTCATTGCTCTGGCCAGCCTGAACGCCTCCCCGGCGAACGACGCAGCGGCGCAGGAACCAGTGGTCAACGGTACGGTTCCAGGGGCGATCGCTCCGGGAACTTCGCTTCCGTTACAGATTAATGGTGGCAACCTCGCACCGGCGAAGAAGCTGTGGCTCAGCTTTCCGGCGGAAGCGGTGCTGGCGGAAGGAATCGACAAGAATGGCGAGAATCCGGCTCAGGTCACCTACCGGATCAGCGTCCCCCCTGAAACGCCTTGCGGCATTCAAGGAATGCGCGTACTGACGGACAAAGGTGTTTCGCCCCTGCGGTTCCTGTTCGTTGACGATCTCCCTTCGATCGCTTCGGTCGGTTCGAATGTGCAGCTTGCGTCGGCACAGGTCGTCACGACACCGACCGCGATTGACGGTGCGGTGGCGGGCTTGAGCTGGCAGTACTTCAAATTTTCGGCCCAGGCGGGTCAGCGACTGGCGATTGAAGTGGTGGCTCGCCGGATCGGGTCTTCGCTGGATCCCATGCTGCGGCTGCTGGACGCCAAAGGGCGTGAGCTGGCTTACAACGACGATACACCAGGACTGAGCGGCGACGCGTCGCTGGTATATACCTTTAAGGCGGCGGGTGAATATGTCATCGAACTGCGAGATATTAAATACGGTGCGGGGGCCTACCGCTTGCGAATCGGCGATTTCCCCGTCGCGACGGTGGCCTACCCTCTGGCGGTTCAGCGGGGCGTCACCACGAATGTCACGCTGGCGGGTTTCGGTGTTGACGGATTGACACCTGTCCCCGTGACCGTCGCTCCTGACCAGACAACGGAATGGCTCAACGTGAGTCTGAAGCGGCCGAATGGCGCCAGCGGATACAGTACTGTGGAAGTCGTCTCGACCCCTCAGTTTCTGGAGCAGGAACCGAACAACGCACCGGAACAGGCCAATCGGGTGGAGCTCGGGCATGACATCAATGGTCGGCTCGAGCAGCCGGGCGATGTCGATCGCTTTGTTTTCACAGCCAAGAAGGACCAGACGGTCAGCTTTTTCGGAATCACTCGGCAGCAGGGATCGCCGACCGACCTCAACTTCAAGATCCTCAACAAGGACGGTGGTCAGCTTGCCGTGGCTGAGGACAGTGGTATCAACGAGGGCTCGGTTTCGTACAAGTTCCCTGCCGACGGCGACTACTATCTGTTTGTCGAAGATTTGACTCAGCGTGGCGGCAGTGAGCACGCTTATCGGATCGAGGTAACGACCACACCTCCTCAGTTCTCGCTGGCGACCTCTCTGGATACGTTCAATATTCCTGCCGGCGGTTCAGTCATGGCGACGGTCACGGCGGTGAGGACCGGCTACGGCGGTCAGATCGAACTGGGCGTTGCGAACCTGCCTCCCGGGGTTACGGCCAGCAAGTCGGTGATTGGTGTCGGACGTAACGATGCCGTACTGACACTGCAGGCGGCTCCGGAATTCGTGCCGGGTGAACTGCATGGGATCTCCGTCATCGGGACCGCCCGGATTGGCGAAGCCAATGTTGTCGTACCGGCCGAGATCAACGGTGTCCTCAAGGCACGCAACAATGCAATGCGGTGGACTCCGTCGCTCCTCAGCAAATCAGTCGCAGCCTCTGCGACGACGGCTCCCGGATTTTCCTGGCGGGTTGAGCCTGAGGTGGCGGTCTTCGGTAAGGATTTGTCGACCAAGGTCAAACTGATTGCGACACGCGCCGCCGGCTTTGAAGAGGGGGTGGTTGTGGCCATCACGCCCCCGCAGAACGGACTTCCCGCCGGAGTCACCGTCGCTGTCAAGAACATCGACAAGGGGCAGACAGAAGCCGAGATCGTGATCTCTGCCAATAATCAGGCTCCCCTGGGCGAGTTCACCGCAGGTTTGACCGGAACCCTGAAGCAAGGTGACAAGACTGCAGTGCAGGGCATGGCCATCCGGCTGAATCTGACAGCACCGATGACGCTGAAGCTGGAACCGGCCAATGCGAAACTGACCAAAGGTGGAGAAGCAACCGTCAAGGCCATCGTGGAACGCAACCCCGCTTTCATGGGGCCGGTCACCGTGACGCTGCAGAACTTGCCTGCGGGGGTCACCGCCGCACCGGCGACGATCGCGGCAGAGCAATCCGAAGTCGAGATCAAATTGACGGCCGCTGCGGATGCGGCAGCAGCCAGTGCCGCCAATGTCACCGCAAAAGCGGACGCCATGGCCGGGGCTGCGAAGCTGGAAGCAATGTCGGCGGCGGTCACCGTCGCCGTCGAATAG
- a CDS encoding Uma2 family endonuclease: MREPKAPISMNLDEFEQRLLDGDRWIELVDGRFTRLEPPDEAHGDVVRNLSKSLATVLKKSPDTYACFELPLILKREQPTVRCPAISCFRFEEGNRFAETDKLMTETLPVLTVEVASTNDRRESMAARVEAYLQWGVAGVWIIDPVTRHIHQFIGRSSRQMLKEPQVITGHPHIPGFAMPVADIFNSPKWVKTESPTFE, encoded by the coding sequence ATGCGAGAACCCAAAGCCCCCATTTCGATGAATCTGGACGAATTTGAACAGCGCCTGCTGGACGGGGATCGCTGGATCGAACTGGTCGACGGTCGCTTTACCCGTCTCGAGCCGCCCGACGAAGCTCACGGAGATGTCGTAAGAAATCTGTCTAAGTCGCTCGCGACGGTCCTCAAAAAATCGCCTGACACCTACGCCTGCTTTGAACTCCCGCTGATCCTGAAACGGGAACAGCCGACCGTCCGGTGCCCGGCCATTTCCTGTTTTCGCTTCGAAGAAGGGAATCGCTTCGCCGAAACAGACAAGCTGATGACCGAGACCCTGCCGGTTCTGACCGTCGAAGTCGCCTCCACCAACGACCGCCGGGAATCGATGGCCGCACGGGTCGAAGCATATCTTCAGTGGGGCGTCGCGGGGGTCTGGATCATCGACCCCGTGACGCGTCACATCCACCAGTTCATCGGCCGCAGTTCGCGCCAGATGCTGAAGGAGCCACAGGTCATCACCGGTCACCCTCACATCCCCGGCTTCGCCATGCCCGTCGCAGACATCTTCAATTCCCCGAAATGGGTGAAAACCGAATCCCCCACGTTCGAGTGA
- a CDS encoding MarR family winged helix-turn-helix transcriptional regulator: MTSTLRDELKKRGPFASIEQEAMLAILRTSDLLENRMARLMREYGLTLSQYNVLRILRGEGKPMPCLEIAERMIQVAPAITRVIDQLLALDLITKTQSEVDRRIFVVEPKPTALQLLDRLDQPVLDLHALLMNGVNKSQLSVLVQTLDAIRGAIPG; the protein is encoded by the coding sequence ATGACTTCAACGCTTCGCGATGAATTGAAGAAGCGAGGCCCTTTTGCTTCGATCGAGCAGGAAGCCATGCTGGCCATACTGCGAACGAGTGATCTGCTGGAAAACCGCATGGCCCGACTCATGCGAGAGTACGGCCTGACGCTGTCTCAATACAACGTGCTGCGGATTCTTCGTGGCGAGGGCAAACCGATGCCCTGCCTCGAAATCGCCGAGCGAATGATTCAGGTCGCTCCTGCGATTACCCGTGTCATCGATCAATTACTCGCTCTGGACCTCATCACAAAAACTCAGTCCGAAGTCGATCGACGTATCTTCGTCGTGGAACCGAAGCCGACGGCACTCCAGCTTCTCGATCGTCTCGACCAGCCCGTGCTGGACCTCCACGCCCTCCTCATGAATGGTGTCAACAAGTCACAACTGTCTGTGCTCGTGCAAACTCTCGATGCGATCCGGGGGGCGATTCCCGGCTGA
- a CDS encoding DoxX family protein, producing the protein MPFKHQLTSLGLLVLRVAIGCLMLVHGLQKISNFETLKTQFPDPLGMGNQLSLMSAIGAEAGCSALLILGLGTRLAAIPLAFTMMVAFFIVHAKDPWNVKELACAYLFVYITLILTGPGSFSLDHLWTKRKSSSPN; encoded by the coding sequence ATGCCTTTTAAACACCAATTGACCTCGCTGGGATTGCTAGTCCTACGAGTGGCGATCGGCTGCCTGATGCTAGTTCATGGTTTGCAGAAAATTTCCAATTTCGAAACCCTCAAGACCCAGTTTCCTGATCCACTCGGGATGGGAAATCAGCTCAGTCTGATGTCCGCCATTGGTGCAGAAGCAGGTTGCTCTGCCCTCTTAATCCTTGGCCTGGGAACGCGACTGGCGGCGATCCCGCTCGCCTTCACGATGATGGTCGCATTCTTCATCGTGCATGCAAAAGACCCCTGGAACGTCAAGGAACTGGCCTGTGCGTACCTGTTCGTCTATATCACGTTGATCCTCACCGGTCCGGGAAGTTTTTCATTAGATCACTTGTGGACAAAACGAAAGAGCTCCTCCCCCAACTGA
- a CDS encoding amidohydrolase: MAPQQVLYNGKITTLYSKKPEVSALSVTDGVISAIGSDDEILAAADQHTEKIDLQGRRVIPGLNDSHLHVIRAGLFYNLELRWDGVPSLSQALAQLKEQADNTPPPQWVRVIGGWNEFQFVEGRMPTLDEINKAAPHTPVFVLHLYDSALLNQAALRQLGFDRDTPNPPGGLIARDSRGNPTGLLIAEPSALILYSTIANAPKLSFEDQLNSTRFYLRELNRFGITSVSDAGGGGQNYPEDYAVVKNLNDNGQLTVRIAYSLFAQKPGQELNDYSRWLGMTAPGDGDHLLRVNGAGENLVWSAADFENFLQPRPDLRPVMEQELEAVVSKLAEARWPWRIHATYDESIGRFLDIFERVHRQHPINDLRWFIDHAETVSERNLERIQALGGGIATQHRMAYQGEYYIRRYGRESARRKPPLRQMLKMGLPVGAGTDGTRVASYHPWTCLWWMVTSKTVGGTVLHEEADRLTREEALRLYTHGSAWFSHEDHCKGTLEPGRFADLAVLSDDYFRIDPDEIRGLESLLTMVGGKVVYGTGDFARLSPPLPPVSPDWSPVARFGGYDSRSPVPPAHHHTPIMAADGRVWETGCGCGV; the protein is encoded by the coding sequence ATGGCGCCGCAGCAAGTCCTCTACAACGGCAAAATCACCACTCTGTACTCAAAGAAGCCGGAGGTCTCCGCGTTATCCGTCACCGACGGCGTCATCTCCGCGATCGGGAGCGACGACGAGATCCTGGCCGCCGCCGACCAGCACACGGAAAAAATTGACCTGCAGGGCCGCCGAGTCATTCCGGGACTGAATGATTCTCATCTGCATGTCATTCGGGCCGGCCTGTTCTACAACCTGGAACTCCGCTGGGATGGCGTTCCCAGCTTGTCCCAGGCTCTGGCACAACTCAAGGAGCAGGCAGATAACACGCCGCCCCCGCAGTGGGTTCGCGTCATCGGGGGCTGGAACGAGTTTCAATTCGTCGAAGGTCGCATGCCGACCCTGGACGAAATCAATAAAGCCGCTCCCCACACGCCGGTCTTTGTCCTGCATCTCTACGACTCAGCGTTGCTCAATCAGGCGGCCCTGCGGCAGCTTGGCTTCGACCGCGATACCCCTAACCCACCGGGGGGACTGATTGCGCGCGACAGCCGGGGAAATCCGACAGGACTCCTGATTGCCGAACCGAGCGCGCTGATACTTTATTCCACGATTGCGAACGCCCCGAAACTCTCGTTTGAGGACCAGCTCAATTCGACTCGCTTCTATCTGCGCGAGTTGAACCGCTTCGGGATCACCAGCGTGTCCGATGCCGGGGGTGGCGGTCAGAACTATCCCGAAGACTATGCAGTCGTCAAGAATTTGAATGACAACGGGCAACTGACTGTTCGGATTGCCTACAGCCTTTTTGCGCAAAAGCCCGGACAGGAATTGAACGACTACTCCCGCTGGCTCGGCATGACAGCACCGGGAGACGGGGACCACCTGTTACGGGTGAACGGCGCCGGTGAGAATCTGGTCTGGAGTGCGGCTGACTTCGAAAACTTTCTGCAGCCTCGTCCAGACCTGCGTCCCGTGATGGAGCAGGAACTGGAAGCGGTCGTCAGCAAGCTCGCCGAAGCACGCTGGCCCTGGCGAATCCATGCGACCTACGACGAATCGATCGGACGATTCCTCGACATTTTCGAACGCGTGCACCGACAGCATCCGATTAACGACCTTCGCTGGTTCATCGATCACGCCGAGACCGTCTCCGAGAGGAACCTGGAACGAATTCAGGCACTGGGTGGCGGAATCGCAACTCAGCACCGCATGGCCTATCAGGGGGAATACTACATTCGACGGTACGGCCGGGAATCCGCCCGCCGAAAACCACCTCTGCGACAGATGCTGAAGATGGGACTGCCCGTCGGCGCGGGAACCGACGGGACGCGTGTCGCCAGTTATCACCCCTGGACCTGTCTCTGGTGGATGGTGACGTCGAAAACCGTCGGTGGGACTGTGCTGCACGAGGAAGCCGATCGGCTGACCCGCGAGGAAGCCCTGCGACTGTACACGCACGGAAGTGCCTGGTTCAGTCACGAGGACCACTGCAAGGGGACTCTGGAACCGGGCCGCTTTGCGGATCTGGCAGTCCTGAGCGACGATTACTTCCGCATCGACCCGGATGAAATCCGTGGACTGGAAAGTCTCCTGACGATGGTCGGAGGGAAGGTCGTCTACGGGACGGGCGACTTTGCGAGACTCTCCCCTCCCCTCCCTCCGGTCAGTCCGGACTGGTCCCCGGTGGCACGATTCGGCGGATATGACTCACGCAGTCCCGTTCCCCCGGCTCACCACCACACTCCCATTATGGCAGCAGACGGCCGCGTCTGGGAAACCGGTTGTGGCTGCGGCGTCTGA
- a CDS encoding endonuclease/exonuclease/phosphatase family protein: protein MALVVVTLGSSARVDADEVLRVMSFNMWVGGDASRQPFERTVEVVRAAKADIVGLQETGGLAPQDQPRPDHARRLAEALGWSYHEQGSSTGMARIGIISRYPITGSVGKPAIGATVSLPSGRTVDVFNIHMAHAPYQPYQLLNIPYAGAPFLKTAEEAVASANEARRAQVNEVLQALKSSKSSQQFITGDFNEPSYLDWTEEAVQALHHPLVVEWPATKAFAEAGFRDSYRVLFPDPVKHPGFTWTTLTKRDNPKDHHDRIDFVLSHGPATIKATEIVGDSQESADIVVTPYPSDHRAVVSTFVLEGK, encoded by the coding sequence TTGGCTCTCGTCGTTGTAACACTCGGCTCGTCCGCCCGTGTTGATGCCGACGAAGTCCTTCGAGTGATGAGCTTCAACATGTGGGTCGGCGGCGATGCGAGCCGTCAGCCGTTTGAACGGACTGTCGAAGTCGTTCGGGCTGCGAAAGCGGACATCGTCGGCCTGCAGGAAACTGGAGGCCTTGCGCCGCAGGACCAGCCCCGGCCAGACCACGCGAGACGACTCGCGGAAGCACTCGGATGGTCCTACCACGAGCAGGGATCTTCCACCGGAATGGCCCGCATCGGAATCATCAGCCGCTATCCGATCACCGGTTCCGTCGGTAAACCCGCCATCGGTGCGACGGTTTCGCTTCCGTCAGGCCGGACCGTCGATGTCTTTAACATCCACATGGCCCATGCCCCCTATCAGCCCTATCAGTTGCTCAACATCCCCTATGCCGGTGCCCCCTTTCTGAAGACAGCCGAAGAAGCGGTCGCCTCAGCCAACGAGGCCCGGCGCGCTCAAGTCAACGAGGTCCTGCAGGCCCTGAAAAGCTCGAAGTCCTCGCAGCAATTCATCACGGGGGACTTTAATGAACCCTCTTACCTTGACTGGACCGAGGAAGCGGTGCAGGCACTTCACCATCCGCTCGTCGTGGAATGGCCTGCCACAAAAGCTTTTGCCGAGGCGGGATTCCGCGATTCCTACCGCGTCCTCTTTCCGGACCCGGTCAAGCACCCCGGCTTCACCTGGACGACCCTCACCAAGCGAGACAACCCCAAGGACCACCACGACCGGATCGACTTCGTCCTGTCACACGGCCCGGCCACGATTAAAGCGACAGAAATCGTAGGGGACTCGCAGGAAAGCGCCGACATCGTCGTCACCCCCTACCCGTCCGACCATCGCGCCGTCGTGTCAACATTCGTGCTTGAGGGCAAGTAG
- a CDS encoding MFS transporter, translating into MDSTKRRVHYAWIIAGLTFLVVICSAGVRSAPSVLIVPLETEFGWDRATISAAISINLMLYGLIGPFAAALMEWIGVKKTILISLTIIATGVALTATMSAPWQLMLLWGVVVGTGSGMTALVLAATVVNRWFVTQRGLVLGLLTAGTATGQLIFLPIMAWIIKQSGWRPAVLLIAGTMALLIPLLMLLFKERPSEVGLLPVGDFLSETTSAEAAGSSTVRVSNPVQEAIAALRDGFRSRNFWLLAGSFYVCGASTNGLVGTHLIPACLDVGMPEVRAAGLLAMMGIFDLVGTTASGWMSDRMDNRVLLSWYYGLRGLSLIFLPFALVEGTWGLTLFAVFFGLDWIATVPPTVRLTADTFGRARAGIMFGWIVAAHQLGAASAAFGAGAIRSWSGSYERAFLISGGLCLLTAAMVLQIRKVSTHTPNEDAVEAPRPAPDAHWKLESSS; encoded by the coding sequence ATGGATTCGACGAAACGACGGGTGCACTATGCGTGGATCATTGCGGGACTGACTTTCCTGGTGGTGATCTGTTCGGCCGGTGTCCGTTCCGCTCCCAGTGTGCTGATCGTCCCGCTGGAAACGGAGTTTGGCTGGGATCGCGCGACCATCTCGGCGGCGATTTCCATTAATCTCATGCTGTACGGTCTCATCGGCCCCTTCGCTGCGGCGCTGATGGAATGGATCGGTGTCAAGAAGACCATCCTGATCTCACTGACAATCATTGCGACGGGTGTTGCTCTGACCGCCACGATGTCGGCTCCGTGGCAGTTGATGCTGCTGTGGGGAGTCGTCGTCGGCACCGGATCCGGGATGACGGCTCTGGTGCTCGCCGCGACGGTCGTGAACCGCTGGTTTGTCACGCAGCGCGGCCTGGTGCTGGGGTTGCTGACGGCCGGCACGGCCACCGGTCAACTGATCTTTCTGCCGATCATGGCGTGGATCATCAAACAGTCAGGCTGGCGTCCGGCCGTGTTGCTGATTGCGGGAACGATGGCGCTGCTGATTCCGCTGCTCATGCTGCTGTTCAAGGAACGGCCTTCCGAGGTCGGTCTGCTTCCCGTGGGCGATTTTTTGTCCGAAACCACTTCTGCCGAGGCCGCAGGGTCCTCGACCGTGCGGGTATCGAACCCGGTACAAGAGGCGATTGCGGCGCTGCGGGACGGCTTCCGTTCGCGGAACTTCTGGCTGCTGGCGGGGAGTTTCTACGTCTGCGGGGCCAGTACGAATGGACTCGTTGGAACCCATCTGATTCCCGCCTGTCTGGATGTCGGCATGCCGGAAGTCCGCGCGGCAGGCCTCCTGGCGATGATGGGAATTTTTGATCTGGTCGGAACGACCGCTTCGGGCTGGATGTCCGATCGTATGGACAACCGGGTGCTGCTGAGCTGGTACTACGGGCTGCGAGGGTTGTCGCTGATCTTCCTTCCTTTCGCGCTGGTGGAAGGGACGTGGGGTCTGACGCTGTTTGCGGTCTTCTTCGGTCTCGACTGGATCGCCACCGTCCCACCGACGGTGCGACTGACGGCCGATACGTTCGGGCGTGCGCGAGCCGGGATCATGTTCGGCTGGATTGTCGCCGCCCATCAACTGGGTGCCGCCTCGGCCGCGTTTGGAGCAGGTGCCATTCGGTCATGGAGCGGCAGCTACGAACGGGCATTCCTCATTTCCGGAGGTCTGTGCCTGTTGACTGCGGCAATGGTCCTCCAAATCCGGAAGGTCTCGACTCACACACCAAACGAGGACGCAGTGGAAGCCCCCCGTCCCGCACCGGATGCCCACTGGAAACTGGAATCGTCGTCATGA